A genome region from Streptomyces pratensis includes the following:
- the cydB gene encoding cytochrome d ubiquinol oxidase subunit II, with the protein MELHDVWFVLIAVLWTGYFFLEGFDFGIGVLTKLLARNRKERRVLINTIGPVWDGNEVWLLSAGGATFAAFPEWYATLFSGFYLPLLLILLCLIVRGVAFEYRAKRPEERWQTNWEHAIFWTSLIPAVLWGVAFGNIVRGVKIDADMEYVGNLWDLLNPYAILGGLVTLFLFTFHGSVFAALKTVGDIRARARGLAFKLGLATAVLALGFLVWTQADNGNGWSLTAMIIAVASLVAAIAAIAAGREGWSFAFSGVTIAAAVAMLFLTLFPNVMPSSLNDAWNLTVSNASSSPYTLKIMTWCAGIATPVVLLYQGWTYWVFRKRIGTHHIADAH; encoded by the coding sequence ATGGAACTCCACGACGTCTGGTTCGTGCTCATCGCCGTCCTGTGGACCGGCTACTTCTTCCTGGAGGGATTCGACTTCGGTATCGGGGTCCTCACCAAACTGCTGGCTCGTAACCGCAAGGAGCGCCGGGTTCTGATCAACACGATCGGGCCGGTCTGGGACGGCAACGAGGTGTGGCTGCTCAGCGCGGGCGGCGCGACCTTCGCGGCCTTCCCGGAGTGGTACGCCACGCTGTTCTCCGGCTTCTACCTGCCCCTGCTGCTCATCCTGCTCTGCCTGATCGTCCGCGGAGTGGCGTTCGAGTACCGGGCGAAGCGGCCCGAGGAGCGCTGGCAGACCAACTGGGAGCATGCGATCTTCTGGACCTCGCTGATCCCGGCCGTTCTCTGGGGCGTGGCCTTCGGGAACATCGTCCGCGGAGTGAAGATCGATGCCGACATGGAGTACGTCGGCAACCTGTGGGACCTGCTCAACCCGTACGCCATTCTGGGCGGGCTGGTCACGCTGTTCCTCTTCACCTTCCACGGATCGGTGTTCGCCGCCCTCAAGACGGTCGGGGACATCAGGGCGCGGGCACGCGGTCTGGCCTTCAAGCTGGGTCTGGCCACCGCCGTGCTGGCGCTGGGCTTCCTCGTCTGGACCCAGGCGGACAACGGCAACGGCTGGAGCCTGACGGCGATGATCATCGCCGTGGCATCGCTGGTGGCGGCCATCGCTGCCATCGCGGCGGGGCGCGAAGGCTGGTCGTTCGCGTTCTCCGGTGTGACCATCGCGGCGGCGGTCGCGATGCTCTTCCTGACGCTCTTCCCGAACGTCATGCCCTCCTCGCTGAACGACGCCTGGAACCTCACGGTCTCCAACGCCTCATCCAGCCCGTACACCCTCAAGATCATGACCTGGTGCGCCGGTATCGCCACGCCGGTGGTGCTGCTGTACCAGGGGTGGACGTACTGGGTGTTCCGCAAGCGCATCGGCACGCACCACATCGCCGACGCGCACTGA
- the cydD gene encoding thiol reductant ABC exporter subunit CydD, translating into MKPIDPRLLRYARATRFFLAAVVALGLVGAALVIAQAMLVAEVVVGGFEEGLSAADLRTPLLLLAAVALGRAFVAWLTELAAYRASSAVKSELRGRLMERASGLGPDWLSGQRTGSLIALATRGVDALDDYFSRYLPQLGLAVVVPVAVLARIVTEDWVSAAIIVVTLPLIPLFMVLIGWATQSRMDRQWRLLSRLSGHFLDVVAGLPTLKVFGRAKAQAESIRSITSQYRRATLKTLRIAFLSSFALELLATLSVALVAVTIGMRLVHGELDLYTGLVVLILAPEAYLPIRQVGAQYHAAAEGLSAAEEIFAVLETEAAAGGSEEVPRSLRLELDGVTVRHQGRADPSLDAASLVVEPGETVALVGPSGVGKSTLLGVVLGFTKPDEGRVRVGGTDLSALSPERWREQIAWVPQRPHLFAGTIAENVRLARPDADDGAVTAALREAGASDFVDALPDGAGTSLGEDGAGLSAGQRQRIALARAFLADRPLLLLDEPTASLDGETEAGIVDAVRRLAAGRTVLLVVHRPALLSVADRVVALEPGPGIARAGQKGTDSGTAPAVPDASDAQGHGALLSVEEPELLKDTAPRAGGRVLARVREAAGSQRGKLGLALLLGALAVGSSVGLMAVSGWLISRASEQPPVMYLMVAVTATRAFGIGRAVFRYAERLVSHDAVLRMLAELRVAVYRGLERIAPAGLRATRRGDLLSRLVSDVDALQDYWLRWLLPAGTALTVGAGSVAFTCWMLPEAGAVLAAGLLLAGVCVPLLSGACARRAERLLAPARAALAVRVADLLGGTAELTVAGALPARKEQVRAADGVLTRIASRAAGATALGGGLTALVCGLTVVGVAIVALPAVLDGRLEGVELAVVVLTPLAAFEAVTGLPLAVQYRQRVERSAERVFEVLDAPVPVEEPAEPAEAPASPFPIDVRGLSARYEGMERDALHSVDLTLHPGKRVAVVGPSGSGKSTLAQVLLRFLDAREGTYSLGGVEASALDGDAVRTFVGLCAQDAHVFDSSIRENLRLARTGATDGQLRDALSAARLLDWVRSLPDGLDTLVGEHGARLSGGQRQRLALARAVLADFPVLVLDEPAEHLDLATADALTMDLLAATQGRTTVLISHRLAGLEAVDEVLVLDGGRVVQQGPYAVLAAQDGPLRRMLEREQEPVRTGSVGVVPVRT; encoded by the coding sequence GTGAAACCGATCGACCCGCGTCTGCTCCGGTATGCCCGCGCCACCCGGTTCTTCCTGGCGGCCGTCGTAGCCCTGGGCCTGGTCGGAGCCGCTCTGGTCATCGCCCAGGCCATGCTTGTCGCCGAGGTGGTGGTGGGCGGGTTCGAGGAGGGGCTGAGCGCTGCCGATCTCCGGACCCCGCTCCTCCTGCTCGCCGCCGTGGCGCTGGGGCGGGCGTTCGTGGCCTGGCTGACCGAACTGGCCGCCTACAGGGCGAGTTCGGCGGTCAAGTCCGAACTGCGCGGGCGGCTCATGGAGCGTGCCTCCGGTCTGGGGCCTGACTGGCTGAGCGGGCAGCGCACCGGGTCGCTGATCGCTCTGGCCACGCGGGGCGTCGATGCCCTCGACGACTATTTCTCCCGCTACCTGCCGCAGCTCGGCCTCGCGGTGGTCGTCCCGGTGGCGGTGCTGGCACGCATCGTCACCGAGGACTGGGTCTCGGCCGCGATCATCGTGGTGACGCTGCCGCTGATCCCGCTCTTCATGGTTCTGATCGGCTGGGCCACCCAGTCCAGGATGGACCGTCAGTGGAGGCTGCTGTCACGGCTCTCCGGTCACTTCCTCGACGTGGTCGCCGGGCTGCCGACGCTGAAGGTCTTCGGGCGGGCCAAGGCGCAGGCCGAATCGATCCGCAGCATCACCTCGCAATACCGCCGGGCGACGCTGAAGACGCTCCGGATCGCCTTCCTCTCCTCCTTCGCCCTGGAGCTCCTGGCGACGCTCTCCGTGGCTCTGGTCGCGGTGACGATCGGGATGCGGCTCGTCCACGGAGAACTCGATCTCTACACGGGGCTGGTGGTGCTCATCCTGGCGCCCGAGGCCTACCTGCCGATCCGCCAGGTCGGTGCGCAGTACCACGCGGCCGCCGAGGGGCTCTCGGCCGCGGAGGAGATCTTCGCGGTGCTGGAGACCGAGGCCGCGGCCGGTGGCTCCGAGGAGGTGCCGCGGTCCCTTCGCTTGGAGCTGGACGGGGTGACCGTCCGGCACCAGGGCCGCGCCGATCCCTCACTGGATGCCGCCTCCCTCGTGGTCGAGCCGGGAGAGACCGTCGCCCTGGTCGGGCCCAGCGGAGTCGGGAAGTCCACGCTCCTCGGTGTGGTGCTGGGATTCACGAAGCCCGACGAAGGGCGCGTACGGGTGGGCGGCACCGATCTGTCCGCCCTCTCCCCCGAACGCTGGCGTGAGCAGATCGCCTGGGTGCCCCAGCGCCCTCATCTGTTCGCCGGGACGATCGCGGAGAACGTGCGGCTGGCCCGTCCGGACGCGGACGACGGGGCGGTCACGGCCGCACTGCGGGAGGCCGGGGCGTCCGACTTCGTGGACGCGCTGCCGGACGGCGCCGGGACATCGCTGGGTGAGGACGGCGCCGGTCTTTCCGCAGGCCAGCGCCAGCGGATCGCGCTGGCACGGGCGTTCCTCGCGGACCGGCCGCTACTGCTGCTCGACGAGCCGACGGCGAGCCTGGACGGGGAGACCGAGGCGGGCATCGTCGACGCCGTACGGAGGCTGGCCGCGGGGCGCACGGTGCTGCTGGTGGTGCACCGGCCTGCGCTGCTCTCGGTCGCGGACCGTGTGGTGGCGCTCGAACCGGGGCCGGGCATCGCGCGGGCGGGGCAGAAGGGGACGGACAGCGGTACGGCCCCTGCCGTACCTGACGCTTCCGACGCGCAGGGTCATGGCGCACTCCTGAGCGTCGAGGAGCCCGAGCTGCTCAAGGACACCGCCCCTCGGGCAGGCGGCCGCGTGCTGGCCCGGGTCCGGGAGGCCGCCGGTTCCCAGCGCGGCAAGCTGGGTCTGGCTCTGCTCCTGGGCGCCCTCGCCGTGGGGTCCTCCGTCGGCCTCATGGCCGTCTCCGGTTGGCTGATCTCACGCGCTTCCGAGCAGCCCCCGGTGATGTATCTGATGGTCGCAGTCACCGCTACCCGGGCTTTCGGTATCGGCCGGGCAGTCTTCCGGTACGCGGAGCGGCTGGTGTCCCACGATGCCGTGCTCAGGATGCTCGCCGAGCTGAGGGTGGCCGTGTACCGCGGGCTGGAACGCATCGCGCCCGCCGGCCTCCGGGCCACGCGACGAGGTGATCTGCTCTCCCGGCTCGTCTCCGACGTGGACGCGTTGCAGGACTACTGGCTGCGCTGGCTGCTGCCCGCGGGAACCGCGCTCACGGTCGGGGCGGGTTCTGTCGCCTTCACCTGCTGGATGCTGCCGGAGGCAGGCGCCGTTCTGGCCGCCGGGCTGCTCCTCGCCGGTGTCTGCGTGCCGTTGCTGAGCGGTGCCTGCGCCCGGCGCGCGGAGCGCCTGCTGGCGCCCGCCCGGGCCGCGCTGGCCGTACGGGTCGCCGATCTTCTCGGTGGAACGGCCGAGCTGACCGTCGCAGGCGCGCTGCCCGCCCGTAAGGAGCAGGTGCGAGCGGCGGACGGCGTCCTCACCCGGATCGCCTCGCGCGCGGCGGGCGCGACCGCACTGGGAGGCGGGCTCACCGCGCTTGTCTGCGGGCTCACCGTTGTGGGCGTGGCGATCGTCGCGCTGCCCGCCGTTCTGGACGGACGGCTGGAGGGTGTGGAGCTCGCGGTGGTCGTCCTGACGCCCCTGGCCGCGTTCGAGGCCGTGACCGGACTGCCGCTCGCGGTGCAGTACCGCCAGCGGGTCGAGCGGAGTGCGGAGCGTGTCTTCGAAGTGCTGGATGCTCCCGTACCGGTCGAGGAACCGGCCGAACCGGCCGAGGCACCCGCTTCGCCCTTCCCCATCGACGTACGAGGTCTGTCGGCCCGGTACGAGGGCATGGAGCGCGATGCGCTGCACTCCGTCGATCTGACGCTGCACCCCGGCAAGCGTGTGGCTGTCGTGGGCCCGTCCGGTTCGGGTAAGTCCACTCTGGCCCAAGTCCTGCTCCGCTTCCTGGACGCCCGGGAGGGGACGTACAGTCTCGGCGGTGTCGAGGCTTCCGCACTGGACGGGGACGCGGTCCGGACCTTCGTGGGGCTGTGTGCCCAGGACGCCCACGTCTTCGACAGCTCCATCCGCGAGAATCTGCGGCTCGCCCGCACCGGTGCCACGGACGGGCAGCTGAGGGACGCACTCTCCGCGGCCCGGCTGCTGGACTGGGTCCGGTCGCTTCCCGACGGTCTCGACACCCTGGTGGGTGAACACGGAGCGCGGCTGTCCGGCGGCCAGCGGCAGCGACTGGCCCTGGCCCGCGCGGTACTCGCCGACTTCCCCGTACTCGTGCTCGACGAGCCTGCGGAACACCTCGACCTGGCGACGGCGGACGCGCTGACCATGGATCTGCTGGCCGCCACTCAGGGGCGCACGACCGTGCTGATCAGCCATCGGCTGGCCGGACTCGAAGCGGTGGACGAGGTCCTGGTGCTGGACGGGGGCCGGGTGGTGCAGCAGGGCCCGTACGCCGTTCTGGCTGCGCAGGACGGGCCGCTGAGGCGGATGCTCGAACGCGAGCAGGAGCCGGTACGTACCGGGTCGGTGGGGGTGGTGCCTGTCCGGACCTGA
- a CDS encoding GAF domain-containing protein yields MSQQDPKASPGAAQQTSGGLRGLSAELTARVPQLLEATRSVGTGLELHSSLERICETAAELAHARYAAIGVVEQPGESLCDFITHGVPEEVAREIGRPPDGHTGLLGALIQEGVPIRLEDLAADPRFAGFPAAHPTMRTFLGVPIRVQGEILGNLYVMEKHDGGVFGDDELHMLRVLATEAGFAIGHARTYEAARQREQWIDGSVAVTTALLSGGDADEALSVVAEQARRLADATAGIVLLPAAEGGLEIVAVAGDRPSVSLGVIIPPHSPVVAALLRGEEVFLDDSATDPRLITRLADQFGPHMLLPLRSGGRVLGALSIPRARGGRPFTQAERTLATHFAAQAALALKLAEAQRDRESLAVYEDRDRIARDLHDLVIQRLFATGIMLEGAQRRSPVPAVQAGIGRAVDELDVTIQEIRTAIFALQQEPAEAPSGLRTRVLREINMAAVPLGFMPSHRFLGPVDSLVGELAGKNLIAALREALSNTFRHAHASRVDVRVDATAVLPDGRDAVRLTVSDDGVGIPDGGRRSGLRNLARRAESLGGASWFGAGAGDDAGGTTVTWQVPL; encoded by the coding sequence ATGTCCCAGCAGGATCCGAAGGCCTCCCCCGGAGCGGCACAGCAGACGTCCGGAGGCCTGCGAGGGCTCTCCGCGGAGCTGACCGCCCGCGTTCCGCAGTTGCTGGAGGCAACGAGGTCCGTCGGCACGGGCCTCGAACTCCACTCCAGCCTGGAGCGCATCTGTGAGACCGCGGCCGAACTCGCCCACGCCCGGTATGCGGCCATCGGTGTCGTCGAACAGCCTGGTGAAAGCCTCTGCGACTTCATCACCCATGGAGTGCCCGAGGAGGTCGCCCGGGAGATCGGCCGCCCGCCGGACGGTCACACCGGTCTCCTGGGCGCCCTGATTCAGGAGGGTGTTCCCATTCGGCTGGAGGATCTGGCGGCTGATCCGCGCTTCGCCGGATTCCCGGCCGCGCATCCGACGATGCGCACTTTTCTCGGGGTGCCGATCCGGGTCCAGGGAGAGATCCTCGGCAACCTCTATGTGATGGAGAAGCACGACGGGGGAGTGTTCGGGGACGACGAACTGCACATGCTGCGCGTGCTCGCCACGGAGGCCGGTTTCGCCATCGGCCATGCGCGGACGTACGAGGCCGCCCGACAGCGTGAACAGTGGATCGACGGCTCGGTGGCCGTCACCACCGCCCTTCTCTCGGGAGGGGACGCCGACGAGGCACTCTCCGTCGTCGCCGAACAGGCGCGCCGTCTCGCCGATGCCACTGCCGGAATCGTGTTGCTTCCCGCCGCCGAGGGAGGGCTGGAGATCGTTGCCGTCGCCGGGGACCGGCCGTCCGTCTCCTTGGGAGTGATCATCCCTCCGCACAGTCCCGTGGTGGCGGCGCTTCTGAGGGGCGAGGAGGTGTTCCTGGACGACTCGGCGACCGACCCCCGCCTGATCACCAGGCTGGCCGACCAGTTCGGCCCTCACATGCTGCTTCCCCTGCGCAGTGGTGGCCGGGTGCTCGGTGCGCTCTCCATCCCACGGGCCCGGGGCGGCAGGCCGTTCACCCAGGCGGAACGGACGCTTGCCACCCACTTCGCCGCTCAGGCCGCACTGGCCCTGAAGCTTGCCGAGGCGCAGCGGGACCGGGAGAGTCTCGCCGTCTACGAGGACCGGGACCGGATCGCCAGGGACCTCCACGACCTGGTCATCCAGCGGCTGTTCGCCACCGGGATCATGCTGGAGGGCGCTCAGCGACGCTCGCCGGTGCCCGCTGTGCAGGCCGGCATCGGACGGGCCGTCGACGAACTGGATGTGACCATCCAGGAGATCCGTACCGCCATCTTCGCGCTGCAGCAGGAACCGGCCGAGGCGCCGTCGGGGCTGCGGACCCGAGTACTGCGGGAGATCAACATGGCTGCGGTGCCCCTGGGGTTCATGCCGTCGCACCGGTTCCTGGGACCTGTCGACTCACTGGTGGGGGAGCTGGCGGGCAAGAACCTCATCGCCGCTCTGCGAGAGGCACTGTCCAACACGTTCCGGCACGCGCATGCCTCGCGCGTCGATGTGAGGGTGGACGCGACCGCTGTGCTGCCCGACGGGCGGGACGCGGTACGGCTCACGGTCTCGGACGACGGGGTGGGAATCCCGGACGGCGGCCGTCGCAGCGGACTCCGCAACCTCGCCAGGCGTGCCGAGTCACTGGGCGGCGCCAGCTGGTTCGGGGCGGGGGCAGGGGACGACGCCGGCGGCACGACCGTGACCTGGCAGGTCCCGCTCTGA
- a CDS encoding Cof-type HAD-IIB family hydrolase encodes MTSATDSPLPAVTRLIATDLDGTLLRDDKTLSDRTTAALAAAEAAGIEVFFVTGRPARWMDVVSPHVQGHGMAICANGAAVADLHDGRLLKVYPLDRAIALDVVDVLREAAPGVSFAVELSTGIHYEPAYPPFHMDPGATVAVAEKLLHEEAPGTGMPVLKVLAHHPELAPDAFLTLARELAGDRASVTRSSPTALLEISGPGVSKAHTLAACCAERGITPDEVVAFGDMPNDVEMLSWAGASFAMGNAHPAALAAASGVTLTNDEDGVAVVIERILAAR; translated from the coding sequence GTGACCTCAGCTACCGACTCGCCTCTGCCTGCCGTGACACGGCTGATCGCCACCGATCTGGACGGCACTCTCCTACGCGACGACAAGACCTTGTCGGACCGGACGACCGCCGCTCTGGCAGCCGCCGAAGCAGCGGGAATCGAGGTCTTCTTCGTCACCGGAAGGCCCGCCCGCTGGATGGACGTCGTCAGCCCCCATGTGCAGGGCCACGGCATGGCGATCTGCGCGAACGGTGCAGCGGTGGCCGATCTCCACGACGGCCGGCTGCTCAAGGTCTATCCGCTGGACCGGGCGATCGCCCTGGACGTGGTCGACGTGCTGCGCGAGGCCGCACCCGGGGTGTCGTTCGCCGTCGAACTGTCCACCGGCATCCACTACGAACCCGCCTACCCCCCGTTCCACATGGACCCGGGTGCCACGGTCGCCGTCGCGGAGAAGCTGCTCCACGAAGAAGCACCGGGCACCGGCATGCCGGTCCTGAAGGTCCTGGCCCACCACCCCGAACTGGCGCCGGACGCCTTCCTCACGCTTGCTCGCGAACTCGCCGGGGACCGCGCCTCGGTCACCCGGTCCAGCCCCACCGCGCTGCTGGAGATCAGTGGGCCCGGTGTCTCCAAGGCCCACACCCTCGCCGCGTGCTGCGCGGAACGCGGGATCACTCCGGACGAGGTGGTCGCTTTCGGCGACATGCCCAACGATGTGGAGATGCTGAGCTGGGCCGGGGCCTCGTTCGCCATGGGCAACGCCCACCCGGCCGCCCTGGCCGCCGCTTCCGGCGTCACGCTCACGAACGACGAGGACGGCGTCGCGGTCGTCATCGAGCGGATCCTCGCCGCACGCTGA
- a CDS encoding LLM class flavin-dependent oxidoreductase yields MTSSRRLSTVILPIRRWHDGGRPLWVRAEELGFHAAYTYDHLAWRTFRDGPWFGAVPTLTAAAAATDRLRLGTLVTSPNFRHPVTLAKDLITLDDVSDGRITLGIGAGGSGFDATTLRAVDEEPWTPRERADHFDEFVPLLDRLLREPSVTQEGRFYAANEARNIPGCVQRPRLPFAVAATGPRGLKLAAQYGQAWVTTGDPKLFEAGTPEQSVAAVRGQINRLGAACEEAGRNVSELDKILLTGFTPGSPLQSFDAFVDFAGTHFDLGFTEIVVHWPVPDSVFALDTKVFERIATEALAQLG; encoded by the coding sequence ATGACCTCCTCCCGCCGACTGAGCACCGTGATCCTGCCCATCCGCCGCTGGCATGACGGCGGCCGGCCGTTGTGGGTGCGCGCCGAGGAACTGGGCTTCCACGCCGCGTACACCTACGACCATCTGGCCTGGCGGACCTTCCGCGACGGACCGTGGTTCGGTGCCGTCCCGACCCTGACGGCTGCCGCCGCAGCCACCGACCGGCTGCGCCTGGGCACCCTGGTCACCTCACCGAACTTCCGGCACCCGGTGACGCTCGCCAAGGACCTCATCACACTGGACGACGTCTCCGACGGACGGATCACGCTCGGCATCGGCGCCGGCGGCAGCGGCTTCGACGCCACGACACTGCGTGCGGTCGACGAGGAGCCGTGGACGCCTCGCGAACGTGCCGACCATTTCGACGAGTTCGTCCCACTGCTCGACCGGCTGCTCCGCGAGCCCTCGGTGACGCAGGAAGGCCGGTTCTACGCCGCGAACGAGGCCCGCAACATCCCGGGCTGTGTCCAGCGCCCACGACTGCCGTTCGCGGTCGCCGCCACCGGCCCGCGCGGACTGAAGCTCGCCGCACAGTACGGCCAGGCCTGGGTGACCACGGGCGATCCGAAGCTGTTCGAGGCCGGCACCCCTGAACAGTCCGTGGCAGCCGTTCGCGGCCAGATCAACCGGCTCGGCGCGGCCTGCGAGGAGGCCGGCCGGAACGTCTCCGAGCTGGACAAGATCCTCCTCACCGGTTTCACGCCCGGCAGCCCACTGCAGTCCTTCGACGCGTTCGTGGACTTCGCGGGAACGCACTTCGACCTCGGATTCACCGAGATCGTCGTCCATTGGCCGGTGCCGGACTCCGTCTTCGCCCTCGACACCAAGGTGTTCGAACGCATCGCCACCGAGGCCCTGGCCCAGCTCGGCTGA
- a CDS encoding RNA 2'-phosphotransferase, with product MDERRTVKVSKYLSKHLRHEPDRIGISLDPQGWVAVDELLEACVRHGFALTRDELDHVVAMSDKQRFTVEGDRIRANQGHSVTVDLGLPPAEPPAYLYHGTVGPALDAIRADGLRPMNRHHVHLSPDRETAVRVGARRGTPVVLAVDAGAMHRAGHLFHVSANGVWLTDSVPPEFLRLRE from the coding sequence ATGGACGAGAGACGCACCGTCAAGGTGTCCAAGTACCTGTCGAAGCATCTGCGGCACGAACCCGACCGAATCGGGATCAGCCTTGACCCTCAAGGCTGGGTAGCCGTCGACGAACTGCTGGAGGCCTGCGTCCGGCATGGCTTCGCCCTCACCCGGGACGAACTCGACCACGTCGTCGCGATGAGTGACAAGCAGCGCTTCACGGTGGAGGGCGATCGCATCCGGGCGAACCAGGGGCACTCCGTCACCGTCGATCTCGGCCTTCCCCCGGCCGAACCGCCCGCGTACCTCTATCACGGCACTGTCGGACCCGCGCTCGACGCCATCCGCGCCGACGGGCTGCGGCCAATGAACCGCCACCATGTGCATCTCTCGCCCGACCGCGAGACGGCTGTCCGTGTCGGTGCCCGGCGCGGCACACCGGTCGTCCTCGCCGTGGACGCGGGTGCCATGCACCGGGCGGGCCACCTCTTCCACGTCAGCGCCAACGGGGTATGGCTCACGGACTCCGTCCCGCCGGAGTTCCTGCGCCTGCGTGAATGA
- a CDS encoding ABC transporter ATP-binding protein, with protein sequence MIATESLSKRFPRVTALDRLSLDIGPGVTGLVGSNGAGKSTLIKILLGLSPATEGRAAVLGLDVATEGAAIRERVGYMPEHDCLPPDVSATEFVVHMARMSGLPPTAARERTADTLRHVGLYEERYRPIGGYSTGMKQRVKLAQALVHDPKLVLLDEPTNGLDPVGRDEMLGLIRRVHSDFGISVLVTSHLLGELERTCDHVVVIDGGALLRSSSTSDFTRITTTLAVEVTDSDTHPDGTDALRQVLTGAGIKLIGHDGLDAEGLPGAGHILLVEATGEETYDVVRDSVAGLGLGLIRMEQRRHHIAEVFRTEEAPRAAEAATAGAGEQKGSGRDEH encoded by the coding sequence GTGATCGCAACCGAAAGCCTGAGCAAGCGGTTCCCGAGGGTGACCGCGCTTGACCGGCTCTCCTTGGACATCGGACCGGGCGTAACCGGCCTGGTGGGTTCCAACGGAGCCGGCAAGTCCACACTGATCAAGATCCTGCTGGGTCTGTCCCCTGCCACCGAAGGCCGGGCCGCGGTGCTCGGGCTGGACGTCGCCACCGAGGGCGCCGCCATCCGGGAGCGGGTCGGATACATGCCCGAGCACGACTGCCTGCCTCCCGATGTCTCGGCGACCGAGTTCGTCGTCCACATGGCGCGGATGTCCGGGCTGCCGCCCACCGCTGCGCGGGAGCGGACCGCGGACACCCTGCGCCACGTGGGCCTGTACGAGGAGCGGTACCGTCCCATCGGTGGCTACTCGACCGGTATGAAGCAGCGGGTGAAGCTGGCCCAGGCGCTGGTCCATGACCCGAAGCTGGTCCTTCTCGACGAGCCGACCAACGGCCTGGACCCCGTCGGCCGGGACGAGATGCTCGGACTGATCCGCCGTGTGCACAGCGACTTCGGCATCTCGGTGCTGGTCACCTCGCACCTCCTCGGAGAGCTCGAGCGGACCTGCGACCACGTCGTCGTCATCGACGGCGGCGCACTGCTGCGTTCCAGCTCCACCAGCGACTTCACCAGGATCACCACGACGCTGGCGGTCGAAGTCACCGACAGCGACACCCACCCGGACGGGACGGACGCGCTGCGTCAGGTCCTCACCGGTGCCGGGATCAAGCTCATCGGGCACGACGGCCTCGACGCCGAAGGCCTGCCGGGCGCCGGCCACATCCTGCTGGTGGAGGCCACCGGCGAGGAGACGTACGACGTGGTCCGCGACAGTGTCGCCGGCCTCGGGCTGGGTCTCATCCGGATGGAACAGAGGCGCCACCACATCGCCGAGGTCTTCCGCACAGAAGAGGCACCGCGGGCGGCCGAGGCCGCGACAGCGGGTGCCGGAGAGCAGAAGGGGAGCGGTCGCGATGAGCACTGA
- a CDS encoding ABC transporter permease, with protein sequence MSTETGTAAGSDTSRIHNIGYRSYEGARLGRSYARRSLYSQSLRGSFGLGRSAKSKVLPMLLCGVMCLVALILVAVAIAAPGMTKLPIAYTDFAIYLQAVIGLFIASQAPQSVSRDLRFKSVPLYFSRPIERVDYVLAKFAAMASALLILTGLPVVILYVGALLAEFDFADQTKGFGQGMVSVALLSVLFAGLGLVVAALTPRRGFGVAAVIAVLTITYGAVSTVQAIAWETDSAGAVTWLGLFSPITLIDGVQTAFLGADSAFPGGEGPGAAAGVVYLIVVLALVAGSYAVLMRRYRRVGL encoded by the coding sequence ATGAGCACTGAGACCGGGACCGCGGCCGGGAGCGACACGTCCCGGATCCACAACATCGGATACCGCTCCTACGAGGGAGCCCGTCTCGGCCGGTCCTATGCCCGCCGTTCGCTGTACTCGCAGTCCCTGCGGGGCTCGTTCGGGCTGGGCAGGTCCGCGAAGTCCAAGGTGCTGCCGATGCTTCTGTGCGGGGTGATGTGCCTGGTGGCGCTGATCCTCGTCGCGGTCGCCATCGCCGCGCCCGGCATGACGAAGCTCCCCATCGCCTACACGGACTTCGCGATCTATCTGCAGGCAGTGATCGGGCTCTTCATCGCCTCACAAGCTCCGCAGTCCGTGTCGAGGGACCTCCGCTTCAAGAGCGTGCCCCTGTATTTCTCACGGCCGATCGAGCGCGTGGACTACGTGCTGGCCAAGTTCGCCGCCATGGCCTCGGCACTGCTCATCCTCACCGGGCTCCCCGTCGTCATCCTCTACGTGGGTGCGCTGCTCGCCGAGTTCGACTTCGCCGATCAGACCAAGGGCTTCGGACAGGGGATGGTCTCGGTGGCGCTGCTCTCCGTGCTGTTCGCCGGGCTCGGACTGGTCGTCGCCGCGCTGACACCGCGCCGTGGCTTCGGGGTCGCCGCCGTCATCGCCGTACTGACCATCACCTACGGTGCGGTCTCCACGGTCCAGGCGATCGCCTGGGAGACGGACTCGGCCGGTGCCGTCACCTGGCTGGGGCTCTTCTCGCCCATCACGCTGATCGACGGAGTGCAGACCGCGTTCCTCGGCGCCGACTCCGCTTTCCCCGGCGGTGAGGGGCCCGGAGCCGCCGCCGGTGTGGTCTATCTGATCGTTGTACTCGCGCTCGTCGCCGGCTCGTACGCCGTACTGATGCGCCGCTACCGGAGGGTCGGGCTGTGA